One genomic window of Osmia bicornis bicornis chromosome 5, iOsmBic2.1, whole genome shotgun sequence includes the following:
- the LOC114871039 gene encoding MAPK regulated corepressor interacting protein 2-like, whose amino-acid sequence MYTVSKGPSKIVAKTRRGISQNLERLETLRDLTRKADPDDDHESTRHVPKPVFHMNGKSKLSSQRHQIQEVITPQHEELIKFVYESWNQVNTRQRSESSDGSDCSEPSSPNSIVYYNDGEPNDTLQDFKPFDLESWWGKRLFNNITKSL is encoded by the exons ATGTATACTGTATCAAAAGGACCTAGCAAAATTGTCGCTAAGACAAGAAGAG GAATAAGTCAGAATCTCGAGAGGTTAGAGACTTTGCGCGATTTAACGAGAAAAGCAGATCCTGACGATGACCATGAGAGCACCCG CCACGTACCAAAACCAGTGTTTCATATGAATGGAAAATCTAAACTAAGTTCACAGAGGCATCAAATACAGGAAGTTATTACACCTCAACACGAGGAActtattaaatttgtttatgAAT cATGGAACCAAGTTAATACACGGCAAAGAAGTGAATCTTCCGATGGTTCAGATTGTTCAGAACCTTCTA GTCCAAACTCTATAGTATATTATAATGATGGTGAACCAAATGATACTCTTCAAG ATTTTAAACCATTTGATTTGGAATCATGGTGGGGTAAacgattatttaataatatcacAAAATCACTttga